Part of the Rissa tridactyla isolate bRisTri1 chromosome 3, bRisTri1.patW.cur.20221130, whole genome shotgun sequence genome, cCACACAACAGCTGGGACCTGAAATCACCACCTTAGTAGAAGCTTTGGCTAATCCTCCCAAGATGAAGGGCTGCACACCACAgtctttttcaaaagcagattGTTTCTTCAGTCAAAACAACCAAGGACTTCCATCCCTTATTCAAGGCCAGGGAGGCAGCATTTATCTCCCCTGTGATCAGGGCCCCACATACCTTCTCATCCCATTCTTTAGGCATGATAGACTAGGTCATAGACAAAAGCAAACCCTCCCTCCAAGACAGCACACATTCAAAGAAAAGCCACACATCACAGCAATTATTAATGAAGTTTTCATGTTTACATTAGTCACTTAACAGGGAAaccaagtgttttttttttttttttttaaatcagcattcTGATGTTGGAGTTACTTTATTGGGAAAGCTGTAGGAAGACCAAAACAGCTGCTCTAAAATGCAGTTACAAAGAATAAAGTTGAGATCATACTGTACTTTAGAGGAAAGTTACATAGTTTAACTTGCATAGCACAAGCATACCTAAGTATTTGAGTTAACAGGCATTGATAAAGCCCATCTCAATTTgtgttattgcttttttttttttcttttaaatctgagCAACTGGTTGCTGGTCTCCGCTGGAACCAAGGTAGGCTTACTGGCAGTTACTCTCCAGTAGTTTGATTTGGTTTAGCCAAGGAACAGTGTACACTACGAAGTTGCAAATGGTGTgctaaggagagaaagaaaaaagcagttatCAGATTAAGAGCATAGAACAGTGTCGTTGACCATTGTTCTACACTGATTTAGTACCCCACATGATCCAGAACATATGCCACTTCTGTGGCACTCTAGATTTGCACTCTCCTGACACAGACTCTAGAACACCACCCTTCTTAGTACCTGCTCGAGATGAATCATTTCTCCTAAACACCAAGAGAGAAGCTGAGCAGTCAGCACTTCTGAAGATCTGGTTACTTTCTTTACCCAGTCACACAAAGGAAAGTTTTCAGCACAGGTAATACTCCAATATAAGCTCTCAGGCACAGGTGAGCGCACCTGCACAGCTAATCCGTATGTACACATGTTAAACCACTGCCGCTGTCGTAATGGTACACACAAGCTTCTAGCTGGGTGCTTAATGGATCGCTTGTGTGCAGTTACACTTCTCATACATGCAGGCAGAAAGGGCGTGTACACAGAGAAGTTAAGCCAATCACTACAATTAATACAAGTAATGAAGTACTAGAGAAGAACTAGACTCAGGCCAGATCAAGGTAGATGTATTTAGGGCTCTCACCTGAAAAGCTAAAGTACTCCTTTCAGAGCATTGCTATTAGACAAGACTCCCACGTGACAGCTTGGTGGACACAGAGAACAGGAGTAATCTGCCTCCTGTGATCAGTGCTTAGCCCAAAGCACTAGTCACAGTAATCCAAGTCCCCCAGGAAAGTGTGTCAAGTCAAGCATGTTTACATCACCACAGGACAGGGGGAGTGAGAATAATATGGGGACACTGGACTGAGAGCCAGGAGACCTGTAGGCCTAGCAGAGTTTCCTTCACATATCCTTGTGATACAGATCATGAACGCCTTTTTAAGAGGACTGAGGCACAGTCCTCCATGCACTACAGCCTCAGATCCCCACTTGCAGAACAGGCTAAGAGGCCCTGCCTTCTCTGTCACCATCATCTGGCAAGACAAGTTCTGCAAGGGCAGCATCTTGTTAAGTTTAAAGGCATGAGGTCTCTGATCTTGGCTGGGGCAGACAGGAGACACCGCCCATACCTCTCTGTACtaaggcagccagagggaaggggTTGGAAACCCAGGGGCCAGCACACTGTGCTCTGGATCCTACCTTAGCCATCTGCGGTGCATCATGGAAAGCGCAGCTCTGGAGATCATTTGCTGGCTTGGGGCAAGTTGTCCGGCCAACCTCAACTTCTATTGTGTACTTGATTCCAGCCACAATCTGCAACAAAACAAGGGGGCAGAAGCAGCTTTATTTGCAGCACATACAGAAGGGCTCTCTGGTGAGAGAAGCCTAGCAGAAAGGCAGACAGTCTTCTGGTTACACGATGGAAAACGGACTCCAAAAGCACAGAGAGGATCGCATGTGGCGACCTCCACAGAAGAGGCACTTGGCACCCTTCCAAAAACAGGAAACCCAATCCAAGTAAACAAGTCTCACAGGGCAGCTGCCTTAGTCAGTAAACAGAGACATGTGTTAACCCATCAGCAACATGAGGAAGTTACTGGCTTCTTCAGCAACACACAGCCCCCACGGGCACTCAGCCTGGTAGGACCcaagctataaataaaaaaaaaaaaggacccttATTCACCTtctgtaggggggaaaaaaagaaaaaaaaaaaaggacaacaaaacCAGCTTTAACAACCCCTCAAGCCTCAGGCCGGCTCTTTCTTCATGGAAACCCCACAGGCCCCATTCTCAGCCGCTCCCCGGAGGGTGCCAGGGCCGGCACTAACcccaccaccacaccccccccccccccacgtcgGCCGCCGCCGTTTCCAAGCCCGTCCCGGCGAGGGGCCGTGCCGCCCCGGGCACCCACCTGCCTCTTGGCGCTGATGATCCGCACCACCCGGCTGGAGTACATGTCGTTGCTGGCCCTGTTGTACTCCGCCATGGCGAACTCCAAGGCCCGCTGCAGGCCCTCGTCGTTGTTGGCATCGTCGATGGTCACCGGGGCCCCCACGAGCCGCGGGCGGTCCTGGGCGCCCACCACGGCGCCGACGAGCAGCAGGGCAGCGGCCAGCAGCATCAAGCAACCCTTCTCTCCCGCCATGGCTGCGCACTCTATCACCACCCCACGGCGGCCGCCGCCATTTTAAggccggcggagcggggcggggcggggcggggcggggcggggcggggcggggcg contains:
- the LOC128907330 gene encoding cystatin-like; translated protein: MAGEKGCLMLLAAALLLVGAVVGAQDRPRLVGAPVTIDDANNDEGLQRALEFAMAEYNRASNDMYSSRVVRIISAKRQIVAGIKYTIEVEVGRTTCPKPANDLQSCAFHDAPQMAKHTICNFVVYTVPWLNQIKLLESNCQ